The Haloarchaeobius amylolyticus genome window below encodes:
- a CDS encoding asparagine synthase-related protein gives MTTADPATDATDTDADATMNQELFGVFGDRETFARYRQPGDFDVLVESDAGTVGIRSHELTVPGRTTTYSCDRGGCALFGEVVGTPDTTNPAAWLFRRYREEGRAAFDALNGSYLAFVAVDGEAVVATDPLRTWECFHAVVGGTRIFGTDITGVEGVLDDPGPDRDAVLELLHLGTVIGEKTLFEPIRRVPADATLTAAGTRPLSRFVYDPGSFDYAEELARRLERAIRRRSHYPGRKGILLSAGDDSRVLLSQVPDIERSYTVGSEDSREVRVAQKLADQYGADHEVLEPGARYLYPTEEKPLYAQSIKEGLHIHQAGYAHEFDVDVMYHGLLFDTLFKGFFLEWDDTDAFGATLPSNRLVDDPAPVDSLLDTLGFMPEASAGMGEAVAGLFEDHDLPVDPHVDSPREFLAQSLSAELDACRDRVDSLHNATDLLMLRNQPVLPFRTHLADNFVEPFVAMDAELLEWHRRTPPAYRNRKTCRRALKRIDGDLFRHRAPSRPHRSAYLNLAERFVRLVVPFVEEFEPAWPDRQTVYEENDIAARLFPDHEAVRELPERQQLRVNGLRWWLG, from the coding sequence ATGACGACCGCCGACCCGGCGACGGACGCGACCGACACCGACGCCGACGCGACGATGAACCAGGAGCTGTTCGGCGTCTTCGGCGACCGCGAGACGTTCGCCCGGTACCGCCAGCCCGGCGATTTCGACGTGCTCGTCGAGAGCGACGCCGGGACCGTCGGTATCCGGTCGCACGAGTTGACCGTCCCCGGGCGGACCACGACCTACAGCTGCGACCGCGGCGGCTGTGCGCTGTTCGGCGAGGTCGTCGGCACCCCCGACACGACCAACCCGGCGGCGTGGCTGTTCCGGCGCTACCGCGAGGAGGGCCGGGCCGCCTTCGACGCGCTGAACGGCTCCTACCTCGCGTTCGTCGCGGTCGACGGCGAGGCGGTCGTCGCGACCGACCCCCTGCGCACCTGGGAGTGCTTCCACGCCGTGGTCGGTGGCACCCGCATCTTCGGCACCGACATCACCGGTGTCGAGGGGGTGCTGGACGACCCGGGACCGGACCGGGACGCCGTCCTCGAACTGCTCCACCTCGGCACCGTCATCGGCGAGAAGACCCTGTTCGAACCCATCCGCCGGGTGCCGGCCGACGCGACCCTGACCGCCGCCGGGACGCGGCCCCTCTCGCGGTTCGTCTACGACCCCGGTTCGTTCGACTACGCCGAGGAACTGGCGAGGCGGCTGGAGCGCGCCATCCGCCGCCGGAGCCACTACCCCGGCCGGAAGGGCATCCTGCTCTCGGCCGGCGACGACTCGCGGGTCCTGCTCTCGCAGGTGCCAGACATCGAGCGCAGCTACACCGTCGGCAGTGAGGACTCCCGCGAGGTCCGCGTCGCCCAGAAGCTCGCCGACCAGTACGGCGCCGACCACGAGGTCCTCGAACCGGGCGCCCGGTACCTCTACCCGACCGAGGAGAAGCCGCTCTACGCCCAGAGCATCAAGGAGGGCCTGCACATCCACCAGGCCGGGTACGCCCACGAGTTCGACGTGGACGTGATGTACCACGGGCTGCTGTTCGACACGCTGTTCAAGGGGTTCTTCCTCGAGTGGGACGACACCGACGCCTTCGGCGCGACGCTCCCCTCGAACCGGCTCGTGGACGACCCCGCGCCGGTCGACTCGCTGCTGGACACGCTCGGGTTCATGCCGGAGGCGAGCGCCGGGATGGGCGAGGCCGTCGCGGGGCTGTTCGAGGACCACGACCTCCCGGTCGACCCACACGTCGACTCGCCCCGCGAGTTCCTCGCCCAGAGCCTCTCGGCCGAACTCGACGCCTGCCGGGACCGGGTCGACTCGCTGCACAACGCGACCGACCTCCTGATGCTACGGAACCAGCCGGTCCTCCCGTTCCGGACCCACCTCGCCGACAACTTCGTCGAGCCGTTCGTGGCGATGGACGCGGAACTGCTGGAGTGGCACCGCCGGACCCCGCCGGCGTACCGGAACCGCAAGACCTGCAGACGCGCACTGAAACGCATCGACGGCGACCTGTTCCGCCATCGCGCGCCGAGTCGTCCCCACCGGTCGGCGTACCTCAACCTCGCCGAGCGGTTCGTCCGCCTCGTCGTGCCCTTCGTCGAGGAGTTCGAACCGGCGTGGCCCGACCGCCAGACGGTGTACGAGGAGAACGACATCGCGGCCCGGCTGTTCCCCGACCACGAGGCGGTCCGCGAGCTGCCCGAGCGCCAGCAGTTGCGGGTGAACGGGTTGCGCTGGTGGCTCGGCTGA
- the corA gene encoding magnesium/cobalt transporter CorA: MTVESHVFTSEGVNDHDDPAAAKAATGTTWIRVSDATDEEMREVASIFGIHELELDDVRDDVRPKTEIFPDHVFTLVKTAVLRAGDTTFEEEVKSETVGVFIGTDWLVTLSMTSLRAVGKVWNAVTREDPRILSRGPDFTAYRILDNVVNDYFGLVDEVEDDIEAVEEEVVGATGIDTLEDINSLRRELLSIRRVLWPSRDAVASLARGEDDLIEERHEKYFRDVYDQLVQLVELIETYRDLVTGARDIYLNSISMNMNEVMKTLTVVATIILPLTFVVGIYGMNFSVMPELAWDYAYHAVMLGMVGIAAIMILYFRQEAWL, encoded by the coding sequence GTGACGGTCGAGTCGCACGTGTTCACGAGCGAGGGCGTGAACGACCACGACGACCCCGCCGCGGCCAAGGCGGCGACCGGGACGACGTGGATCCGCGTCTCCGACGCCACCGACGAGGAGATGCGCGAGGTCGCGAGCATCTTCGGCATCCACGAACTCGAACTCGACGACGTCCGCGACGACGTGCGCCCGAAGACCGAGATATTCCCCGACCACGTGTTCACGCTGGTCAAGACCGCGGTCCTGCGGGCCGGCGACACCACCTTCGAGGAGGAGGTCAAGTCCGAGACCGTCGGCGTCTTCATCGGGACCGACTGGCTGGTGACGCTCTCGATGACCTCGCTGCGGGCGGTCGGGAAGGTGTGGAACGCGGTCACCCGCGAGGACCCCCGCATCCTCTCGCGCGGGCCGGACTTCACCGCCTACCGCATCCTCGACAACGTCGTCAACGACTACTTCGGTCTCGTCGACGAGGTCGAAGACGACATCGAGGCCGTCGAGGAGGAGGTCGTCGGCGCGACCGGCATCGACACCCTGGAGGACATCAACAGCCTCCGTCGCGAACTCCTCTCCATCCGGCGGGTCCTGTGGCCGAGCCGGGACGCCGTCGCCTCGCTCGCCCGCGGCGAGGACGACCTCATCGAAGAGCGCCACGAGAAGTACTTCCGGGACGTGTACGACCAGCTCGTCCAGCTGGTCGAACTCATCGAGACCTACCGCGACCTGGTCACGGGGGCGCGGGACATCTACCTCAACTCCATCTCGATGAACATGAACGAGGTGATGAAGACGCTGACCGTCGTCGCCACCATCATCCTGCCCCTGACCTTCGTCGTCGGCATCTACGGGATGAACTTCTCGGTCATGCCCGAACTCGCGTGGGACTACGCCTACCACGCCGTGATGCTCGGGATGGTCGGCATCGCGGCCATCATGATACTGTACTTCCGGCAGGAGGCCTGGCTCTGA
- a CDS encoding DUF3054 domain-containing protein codes for MSTAQRLFGLEARPLSAVWKLAGADLVVIVALITAGELRHDVNPIATPLAVAETMLPFLVGWFLVATLVGAYGDRAFAGGMASARLAAGAWIGGANIGLMLRASPYFSGNSPWTFMLVMTGLGTLAMAVARPVVVGKLLD; via the coding sequence ATGAGCACTGCCCAGCGTCTGTTCGGTCTGGAGGCCAGACCACTATCCGCCGTCTGGAAGCTCGCGGGGGCGGACCTCGTGGTCATCGTCGCGCTCATCACGGCCGGGGAACTCCGCCACGACGTCAACCCCATCGCCACGCCCCTGGCAGTCGCGGAGACGATGCTCCCGTTCCTCGTCGGCTGGTTCCTCGTGGCGACGCTCGTGGGCGCCTACGGCGACCGCGCCTTCGCCGGTGGGATGGCGTCGGCCCGCCTCGCCGCCGGTGCCTGGATCGGCGGCGCGAACATCGGCCTGATGCTCCGGGCGTCGCCGTACTTCTCGGGCAACTCGCCGTGGACGTTCATGCTCGTGATGACCGGCCTCGGCACCCTCGCGATGGCGGTCGCGCGCCCGGTGGTCGTCGGCAAACTGCTCGACTGA
- a CDS encoding MFS transporter — MNRNDRAIVALVMVGHGMVHTYELSIPIFVSVWLAPESFGATEATLGLVTAVGYGLFGVGALPGGVLADVVGSKRLIVACLVGMSGAFALLSVAPSILVVALALLLWGAAASVYHPSGLSLISRGTEARGSAFAYHGMAGNLGIALGPLLTATLLLVLDWRQVALALAVPALLAAAVAVRIDVDERAAVADGGDSKADTVSSFSEFLAGSRALFASGFLVIFAIVMASGLYYRGVLTFLPEILGGFPSFDPIQFAGQELQPARYVYAGLLMVGIAGQYVGGHLTDRMRPAKALRVAFPALAVVALVFLPVADLGVVAFLAICAVLGFFLFLVQPLYQAAVAEHTPAGTRGLSYGYTYLGVFGVGALGGVLAGALLTFATTGTLFLALAGIGLFGGLASLVLSRRDRTAS; from the coding sequence GTGAATCGGAACGACCGCGCCATCGTCGCGCTCGTGATGGTCGGGCACGGGATGGTCCACACGTACGAACTCTCCATCCCCATCTTCGTCAGCGTCTGGCTCGCACCGGAGAGCTTCGGGGCGACGGAGGCGACCCTCGGCCTCGTCACCGCGGTCGGGTACGGCCTGTTCGGCGTGGGGGCGCTCCCCGGCGGCGTCCTCGCCGACGTGGTCGGGTCGAAACGGCTCATCGTCGCCTGTCTGGTGGGGATGAGCGGCGCCTTCGCCCTGCTCTCGGTCGCCCCGAGCATCCTGGTGGTGGCACTGGCACTGCTGCTCTGGGGCGCGGCGGCCAGCGTCTACCACCCCTCCGGCCTCTCGCTCATCTCCCGCGGAACCGAAGCCCGTGGCTCCGCCTTCGCCTATCACGGCATGGCCGGGAACCTCGGCATCGCCCTCGGGCCCCTCCTGACGGCGACGCTGTTGCTCGTCCTCGACTGGCGCCAGGTCGCGCTCGCGCTGGCGGTCCCGGCCCTGCTCGCGGCCGCGGTCGCGGTCCGCATCGACGTCGACGAACGTGCCGCGGTCGCCGACGGCGGCGACTCGAAGGCCGACACCGTCTCGTCGTTCTCGGAGTTCCTCGCGGGCAGCCGGGCACTGTTCGCCAGCGGCTTCCTCGTCATCTTCGCCATCGTCATGGCCTCGGGGCTGTACTACCGCGGCGTCCTGACGTTCCTGCCGGAGATCCTGGGTGGCTTCCCCTCCTTCGACCCGATACAGTTCGCCGGGCAGGAACTCCAGCCCGCCAGGTACGTCTACGCCGGCCTGCTGATGGTCGGCATCGCTGGCCAGTACGTCGGCGGCCACCTCACCGACCGGATGCGGCCCGCGAAGGCGCTCCGGGTCGCCTTCCCGGCGCTGGCGGTCGTCGCGCTGGTCTTCCTCCCCGTGGCCGACCTCGGTGTGGTCGCCTTCCTCGCCATCTGCGCCGTCCTCGGCTTCTTCCTGTTCCTCGTCCAGCCGCTGTACCAGGCGGCCGTCGCCGAGCACACGCCCGCGGGCACGCGGGGTCTCTCCTACGGCTACACCTACCTCGGCGTGTTCGGGGTCGGTGCGCTCGGCGGCGTCCTCGCCGGGGCGCTCCTGACCTTCGCAACGACCGGCACGCTGTTCCTCGCACTGGCCGGTATCGGGCTGTTCGGCGGCCTCGCCAGTCTCGTGTTGAGTCGGCGTGACCGAACCGCGAGCTAG
- a CDS encoding ornithine cyclodeaminase family protein translates to MTNALFLTSDDVAGLADPSEYVAAVRDAYRQRGEGAPAKPRTTLRNDDPPGMLFSYSAVLPETGAMGGYMYSAGFGAVDAWFMTPLFDADSGEPLALIDGASMNPFKTGAAGGVAVDALAREDATKLAVIGSGAQARGQLRATMTVRDFETVDVFSPTKENRESFAAEMNERYDASVAAVASSAAAVEAADVVITATTASEPVFDGDLLEPGTHVTAMGQYHPEKRELDHTTIERATYVPDLRDRVPQDAGSFISAMEAGVVDEDHIHAELGEVVAGKAPGRESEEDITVFDSGGTGIETTAAAYMLYEKALDRDLGKEIEISPASEALTGE, encoded by the coding sequence ATGACGAACGCGCTGTTCCTGACCAGTGACGACGTCGCCGGTCTCGCCGACCCGTCCGAGTACGTCGCTGCCGTTCGCGACGCGTACCGCCAGCGGGGTGAGGGCGCCCCCGCCAAGCCACGGACGACGCTGCGCAACGACGACCCGCCGGGGATGCTGTTCAGCTACTCCGCGGTCCTCCCCGAGACGGGCGCGATGGGCGGCTACATGTACTCTGCCGGCTTCGGCGCGGTCGACGCGTGGTTCATGACGCCGCTGTTCGACGCCGACTCCGGCGAGCCGCTGGCGCTCATCGACGGCGCGAGTATGAACCCGTTCAAGACCGGCGCGGCGGGTGGGGTCGCCGTCGACGCCCTCGCCCGCGAGGACGCCACGAAGCTCGCGGTCATCGGCTCGGGGGCGCAGGCTCGCGGCCAGCTCCGGGCGACGATGACGGTGCGAGACTTCGAGACGGTGGACGTGTTCTCGCCGACGAAGGAGAACCGCGAGTCCTTCGCCGCCGAGATGAACGAACGCTACGACGCCTCCGTGGCGGCCGTGGCGTCCTCCGCCGCTGCGGTCGAGGCCGCCGACGTGGTCATCACGGCGACGACCGCCTCGGAGCCGGTGTTCGACGGTGACCTGCTCGAACCCGGCACCCACGTCACCGCGATGGGACAGTACCATCCCGAGAAGCGCGAACTCGACCACACGACCATCGAGCGCGCGACCTACGTCCCCGACCTGCGCGACCGCGTCCCGCAGGACGCCGGCTCGTTCATCAGCGCGATGGAGGCCGGCGTGGTCGACGAGGACCACATCCACGCCGAACTCGGCGAGGTCGTCGCCGGGAAGGCACCGGGACGCGAGAGCGAGGAGGACATCACCGTCTTCGACTCCGGTGGTACCGGCATCGAGACGACCGCGGCCGCCTACATGCTCTACGAGAAGGCGCTCGACCGCGACCTCGGCAAGGAGATCGAGATCTCGCCCGCCAGCGAGGCCCTGACCGGCGAGTGA
- a CDS encoding nucleotidyltransferase domain-containing protein, translated as MARETTWNDVYAVADRFRTFDQPWAIAGGWALDCFLGEQTRPHGDVEVAVFREDQQRLREHLSDWAFEVAIPGEGRTEPWPAEEWLALPHHELHAHNDAFELPHLECLLDDHDGEAWVFRRDDRVTREREKVIRVSETGLPYLAPELVLCYKLPIFGDHDEADFDRVHPQLAPEPRRWLRDAIATVEPDHHWLDEL; from the coding sequence ATGGCCCGCGAGACCACCTGGAACGACGTGTACGCGGTCGCGGACCGGTTCCGCACGTTCGACCAGCCGTGGGCCATCGCGGGTGGCTGGGCGCTCGATTGCTTCCTCGGCGAGCAGACACGCCCCCACGGCGACGTGGAGGTCGCGGTCTTCCGCGAGGACCAGCAGAGACTCCGCGAGCACCTGTCGGACTGGGCGTTCGAGGTGGCGATACCCGGGGAGGGCCGGACCGAACCCTGGCCCGCGGAGGAGTGGCTCGCCCTGCCGCACCACGAACTCCACGCCCACAACGACGCCTTCGAGTTGCCCCATCTGGAGTGCCTGCTCGACGACCACGACGGCGAGGCGTGGGTGTTCCGCCGGGACGACCGCGTGACCCGCGAGCGCGAGAAGGTGATACGGGTCTCCGAGACGGGCCTCCCGTACCTCGCGCCCGAGCTCGTCCTCTGCTACAAGCTCCCCATCTTCGGCGACCACGACGAGGCCGACTTCGACCGGGTCCACCCCCAGCTGGCCCCCGAACCCCGGCGCTGGCTCCGGGACGCCATCGCGACCGTCGAACCGGACCACCACTGGCTGGACGAACTATAG
- a CDS encoding ferritin-like domain-containing protein, with amino-acid sequence MSDEQPSADDTSIERLTDSVQDQLSSRRGFLGGAAAAGAAAIGLSGAAAAQPSTQATGAAPGQAAMQEDEQTDVDILNYALTLEHLEATFYAQGLEEFAADELMTADAVCDRLCMETREQIPEYVAVVGEHEAAHVDQLTTVIEDLGGDPVEPATYDFGYDTPTGFLKTAKALENTGVAAYAGAAPAIENDKLLSAALSIHSVEARHAGTFNWVNGTSPFPNGFDEPKSMAEVKEIASQFIVEE; translated from the coding sequence ATGTCCGACGAGCAACCGAGCGCAGACGACACGAGCATCGAGCGACTCACCGACTCCGTCCAGGACCAGCTCTCCTCCCGGCGAGGTTTCCTCGGCGGCGCGGCGGCAGCAGGCGCGGCAGCCATCGGCCTCTCCGGGGCGGCGGCGGCACAGCCGAGCACGCAGGCGACCGGCGCCGCACCCGGGCAGGCCGCCATGCAGGAGGACGAGCAGACCGACGTGGACATCCTCAACTACGCGCTGACCCTCGAACACCTCGAGGCGACGTTCTACGCGCAGGGGCTCGAGGAGTTCGCCGCCGACGAACTGATGACCGCCGACGCGGTCTGTGACCGCCTCTGCATGGAGACCCGCGAGCAGATTCCGGAGTACGTCGCGGTCGTCGGTGAGCACGAGGCCGCCCACGTCGACCAGCTCACGACCGTCATCGAGGACCTCGGCGGCGACCCGGTCGAGCCCGCGACCTACGACTTCGGCTACGACACCCCGACGGGATTCCTCAAGACGGCGAAGGCACTGGAGAACACGGGCGTCGCGGCCTACGCCGGGGCAGCCCCCGCCATCGAGAACGACAAGCTCCTCTCGGCCGCGCTGTCCATCCACAGCGTCGAGGCGCGCCACGCCGGGACGTTCAACTGGGTGAACGGGACCTCACCGTTCCCGAACGGCTTCGACGAGCCGAAGTCCATGGCGGAGGTCAAGGAGATCGCGAGTCAGTTCATCGTCGAGGAGTAG
- a CDS encoding presenilin family intramembrane aspartyl protease PSH yields the protein MNDRYRILGAVGLAVTIFVLVQLGALSLVEPFKDGGRQVVENPQDATNSLVYIGAILVATAGMLAAFKFDLQWLIRGFIILTSGMLSFYVFETFMPTTVAAAAGGAVALGLLVYPEWYVIDTAGVVMGSAAAGLFGISFGLFPAIVLLTILAVYDAISVYGTEHMLTLAEGVMDMKVPVILVIPTTLSFSFLELSAASDDDAEDQPDARDGETVAADGNGTVEAEPAAAEADDGDDPEGALDRDALFIGLGDAVMPTIIVASAAYFHSGATDTVTPLVTDPFLLNLPALTAMIGTIAGLLVLLWMVLKGRAHAGLPLLNGGAIGGYLVGALAAGVPLMAALGL from the coding sequence ATGAACGACCGCTATCGGATTCTCGGGGCCGTCGGCCTCGCCGTCACCATCTTCGTGCTGGTGCAACTCGGCGCGCTCTCGCTCGTCGAGCCGTTCAAGGACGGTGGCCGGCAGGTCGTCGAGAACCCGCAGGACGCGACCAACAGCCTGGTGTACATCGGCGCCATCCTCGTCGCCACCGCCGGGATGCTGGCCGCGTTCAAGTTCGACCTCCAGTGGCTCATCCGTGGGTTCATCATCCTCACGAGCGGGATGCTCTCGTTCTACGTCTTCGAGACGTTCATGCCGACGACGGTCGCCGCGGCCGCCGGTGGCGCGGTCGCCCTCGGCCTGCTCGTCTACCCCGAGTGGTACGTCATCGACACCGCGGGGGTCGTGATGGGCTCTGCGGCGGCCGGCCTGTTCGGCATCAGTTTCGGCCTGTTCCCCGCCATCGTCCTCCTGACCATCCTCGCCGTCTACGACGCCATCTCGGTGTACGGGACCGAGCACATGCTGACGCTCGCGGAGGGCGTCATGGACATGAAGGTGCCCGTCATCCTCGTCATCCCGACCACGCTCTCGTTCTCGTTCCTCGAACTCTCGGCGGCGAGCGACGACGATGCGGAGGACCAGCCGGACGCACGCGACGGTGAGACGGTCGCGGCCGACGGGAACGGGACGGTCGAGGCGGAGCCGGCCGCCGCGGAGGCCGACGACGGGGACGACCCCGAGGGCGCGCTCGACCGGGACGCGCTCTTCATCGGCCTCGGCGACGCCGTGATGCCGACCATCATCGTCGCCAGCGCGGCGTACTTCCACAGCGGCGCGACGGACACCGTAACTCCCCTCGTCACCGACCCGTTCCTGCTGAACCTGCCCGCGCTCACCGCCATGATCGGCACCATCGCCGGCCTGCTCGTCCTCCTCTGGATGGTGCTGAAGGGCAGGGCCCACGCCGGCCTCCCGCTGCTCAACGGCGGTGCCATCGGCGGCTACCTCGTCGGCGCGCTCGCGGCCGGGGTGCCCCTGATGGCGGCGCTCGGGCTCTGA
- a CDS encoding H/ACA ribonucleoprotein complex subunit GAR1, translating to MKRVGTVVRVAQGLAIARTDDEDHPRMGETVVDESLDEVGRVVDVFGPVSRPYVAVSGDADPALLLGQTLYAR from the coding sequence ATGAAGCGCGTCGGCACCGTCGTCCGGGTCGCCCAGGGCCTCGCCATCGCCCGCACCGACGACGAGGACCACCCGCGCATGGGCGAGACGGTCGTCGACGAGTCGCTGGACGAGGTCGGCCGCGTCGTGGACGTGTTCGGCCCCGTCTCGCGCCCCTACGTCGCCGTCTCCGGCGACGCCGACCCCGCGCTCTTGCTCGGACAGACGCTGTACGCCCGGTAG
- the srp19 gene encoding signal recognition particle subunit SRP19, translating to MVENVIWPAYFDAELSRSGGRRVPADLAVAEPTVEEIAKAVQQVGYDARIERDVAYPREGYKERGRVLVKNPTDDSKNDIVQAVAAYVNALRE from the coding sequence ATGGTCGAGAACGTCATCTGGCCCGCGTATTTCGACGCGGAACTCTCCCGGTCCGGTGGCCGGCGGGTCCCCGCGGACCTCGCCGTCGCCGAACCGACCGTCGAAGAGATCGCGAAGGCCGTCCAGCAGGTCGGGTACGACGCCCGCATCGAACGCGACGTGGCGTACCCGCGAGAGGGATACAAAGAGCGCGGGCGCGTCCTCGTGAAGAACCCGACAGACGACTCGAAGAACGACATCGTCCAGGCAGTGGCGGCCTACGTGAACGCCCTCCGCGAATGA